TTGGTCGCGACGCCGTCGTGGTTGTCGGGAACTGCAAAGCCGGTTTCGTCGGTGAGGATCGAATTCCCCTCGTCGTCGAACTCGATCGGAAGGTTGTCGAATGTCATGGGTTCGTGGGTCGGTCGGTCTGGTCGGACGAGGTCGCCCGGTCGCGTTCCGCGGCGCGGACGCGCCGTCCGCGGTGGGCGGTGAGCCGCTCGCGGGCCTCCCGCGGCATTCCCGCCAGAATCGATTCGTACATTTCCTCGGGGTCCGCATCCTCGAGCGGGATGTCGGCCGTCGCGTCGTCGCAATCACAGGCGGCCGATTCGGTTTCCGTCGTCGGCCGCTCGACTGTTTCAGCCTCGCTCGCGAGGTACGGATCGCCCTCGTCGTCGAACTCGATCGGAAGGTTGCTGAAACACATGCGACTCAGCCACCCCACTCCGGTTCGGGCTTTTCTTCCTCGGCGTAGTGGGCGTCGCGGCGCTGCATCCACCGGTACATGCGCTCTTCGATGCCGGGAGCCTCGTCCCAGCGGACCTCACGGTCGAGCTTCTCGATCGAGCGGTGGCGGAGCCGCTGCATGACGCCGCCGAGGAACTTCGAGGCCGTCGAGGAGATGCCCGCGCCGGGCGGCTGCGTGAAGTACGGGGTGAACTTGTCCGGGAAGCCCGGCATCGTACAGCCGATGCACTTGCCGCCCATGTTCATACAGCCGCCGATCCCGTCGCTGTTGCGCCGCGAAGGCATGTTACACTTCACGACGGGGCCCCAGCAGCCGGGCACCTTGACGAGACACTTCTCGCTCCCGTACTCCTCGGCGAAATCGCCTTCCTCGTAGTACGAGCCGCGCTCGCAGCGTCTGTGGACGGTCTCGCCGAACAGCCACTTCGGTCGGCCGAGTTCGTCGAGTTCGGGCAGCGGGCCGACGTCCTCGACGTAGAACAGGAGGTGGGCGACGGTCTCGATGAAGTTGTCGCCGATCGGCGCACAGCCGGGGACGTTGACGACGGGGAGACCGAGGACGCTCCGGTAGTCCCGGCCGAGGTAGTCCATCGTCCCCATCGCGTCAGTGGCGTTCCCCTTCGCCGCCGGGATGCCGCCCCAGGTGGCGCAGGTACCGATGGCCAGCACCGCGGCCGCACCCGGTGCGAGGCGGTCGAGCCAGTCGACCATCTTGATCGGTTCGCCGTCCTCCTCGCCGAGCGAGATCCAGTAGCCGTCGCCGTCGATGAGTCGCTCGTTCGGGACGCTCCCCTCCACGATCACGACGTACGGGTCTCGCTCGCCGTTCGCGGCGGCCTGGAATTCGGCGACGTACTCGTCGCCCCACTCGACGGACAGCACGGGGTGGTGGAGTTCGATCCTGGGCAGGTTCGGGATATCCCCCCGCAACAGGTGCTCGAGCCCCGGCTCGGTCGCCGAGAGCACCGACACCGAACAGCCGTCGCAACTCTCGCCGGCGAGCCAGTAGGCGTGGAGGACGTCCTCCTCCTCGACGACCTCGCCTTCGCCGGCCTCTAGCCCTTCGGCCGTCCCCTCCGGTTCCTCGGGCCACAGCGCACCCTCGTCGGTGTCCGACTCGAGGCCGGCGTCGTGCTCGGTCGGCCGGGTCGGTTCGTCGGGTGTGCTATCCATTACCAATCACTGGTACCAGTAAGGCCGACTGCGGTCATAAAGACCCGGTTCGAAAAACCGAAGTAACGGCTCAGTCCTCGAGCCGTCCGCTCGAGCGGAGTTCCTCGACGACGAGCTCGACGTGCTCGACGGCCCGCGGCACCGCCTCCCGAACTGGATCGCTCAGTCGGTCCTCGAGATCGTCCGTCTCGTACGGTTCGCAGCCGACCAGTATCGTCGGCTCCGGCAAGACGCCCAGAGCTTCCCCGAGCACCAGTACCTTCGAGGGATCGGTCTGGTGCATGTCGGCCGCGAAGCCGCCGATCTCGCGATTCGAGTACTCATCCAGATCCGGCACCTCCGCGCGTTCGACGTAGAGCGTCCCCGGCTCGTCGCCCCGTTCCATCGCGTCGACCAGGACGAGCGCGTCGTACTCGTCGAGCAGCTCCTGGGCCATGCTCACGCCGGAGATGCCGACCTCGACGACCGTCACCGACGGGGGGAGGTCGCGGTCCTCGAGCGCCTCCGCGACTGCGACGCCGAAGCCGTCGTCGCCGCGAAGCAGGTTCCCCATGCACGCGACGAGGATCCGTTCGCTCACACGGTCCATACGCCGATCGCAACGATAATTGTTGTGCTACCACGCCGCACAGGTTTATGGCGCCGGGAACGGTACCTCGAGTCATGGCCCGCGACGCCAGCACCGACGAGGTCGACGAGCTGTTCTGGCGCGACGAGGTGCTGGAGGCGATGTACTGGATGATCGGCGAGGGAATCGAGGAGGCGGTCGCCCCGAGAGATCTCCGGGGATTCCTCGACGCGCCGGCCGACGTCGTCGAGCGGACGTTCGCGGCCCTCGAGGCGCGGGAACAGGTCCGGGAAACGTCTCGAGGGTACGTGTTCACGGAGCACGGCGAGGAGGAGGCCAAACGCCGATTCGCCGACGAGTTCGCCGACGTGCAGGGCTTTACCGCCTCGCACACCGACTGCGGCCCGGACTGCTGGTGTCACGACCCCGACCACGCCGAGGACGAGTGTCCCTCCGAGCACGACCACCAGCACACCCACCACTGACCGACCGGAGCCTCGACCGGTGCCGAGTGGTACGATCGGATCCGACGGGTCGCCGTGGATTCACCGAATCGACCGAGAGGATGTATACGGCCGGCCGCCGCTTCTATCGATCGTCCTCGAATTTCGCCCCGTCTCGCGGAAGGATGGCAAAAATTGATGTAGGCTCGAGTGGTCTGTCAAGCTATAACAAGGGTGGTGAGACATGACCGACGCATACGTCAATATCCTGGTCGACGCCGGTGCGGTCACCGCTGCCGCGGACGAAATCACCGATCTCGACGCGGTCAGTACAGTCCACGTCGTTACTGGCGAATACGACATCATCGCGCAGCTCGAACTCGACGATCCCGACGATCTCCCGGGGATCGTTGCTGACGAAATTCATTCCGTCTCGGGCGTCGTAGACACGATAACGAACGTGGCCTTCGAACCGTAACTGCTCGCCGCAGCGACGCGGGAGAGCAGCCAGTATCGAGAGTAGCGGAATCAGCCCTCGAGTCGTGCATTCCACGAACTACCTGTCCTGTTTTTGTTAAGATCGGAGCGGTCAGTCGGCACGTGCAATGAGAGAAGCGTTCTCCGGGCACCCGTTTCTGGAGAATCGGATGCTAACAGGGCCACGACTCCCCCGTTAGAAGAGCCCCTCGAGCTTCTGGAGGGCGTGCGTGCGGATCTCGTCGGGATCGAGGTCGGCGAACGCCGCCGGCGCGATGCCGAGTCGGAGGCGCATCCAGATCTCGTCGTCGACCTCGTCGAACGACAGCGTTTCGACCGAGGGCGAGTCGGTTCCGAACTCCGCGACCGCGAACGCCCGGATGTCCTCCTCGAGTTCGGCCTCGACGGCCGTCGGCACGAGGTCCGCCGCCTCGTCGGGGAGGCGAATGTCGTCGGGAAGCCGCGCACAGATCTCGAGCGCGACGAGGTAGCCCTCGGTCCCACCCTGTTTGATGCGAGATTGTCCGGGAGTTCGCGCCGTGTTCGGCCGGCCCGCCGTCGGATCGGCGTTCCGATCGTTTGCACCCGGGGTACCGACCTGATCGTCCGGATCTGCGGCATCCGTCGCGCCGCCGAAACCTACCGGTTCCTCGGCGCGGATCTCGAACTCCGGGATCTCGTCCGGATCGATCCGATCCCATCTCGGCTCCGCGGGCTCCGCCTCGCCCGCGTCGGTGACGTCGACGGCCGAGCGACCGGCGTCGGCCTCTTCCTCCAGTTCCGCCTCGTTCTCGCCGTCCGCAGCACCGTCGCTCTCCTCGTCTTCGTCCGCACCTTCCTCTCGATCCCGCCGTTCGCCCCCGTCGGCCCGGAGTCGATCACCGGGAGACCGCTTCCCCTCGGTACCCCCGTCCGAACGGTCGACGACTGTTTCCAGCAGTGTCCAGGGATCCATAGTCGGTACTCGACGCGAACGCGGATAAAACCGGCCGACAGCCGCGTTACGGGCCGGGTGTGTTACGTTCCCCCAACGCTCATAGTGTGCGGCGACGAACACGACTCGCACATGAAGATCGCAGTATCAGGCAAGGGCGGTTCGGGAAAGACGACCGTCTCCGGGACGCTCGCCCGGTCGTTCGCCGCGGACGGCCGCGACGTGCTGGCGATCGACGACGACGAGAACCCGAACCTCGCGCTCACCCTCGGCATTCCGCGCGAGCGGGAGGTACCGCCGATCCCGGGCGACCTGCTCAAGCGGATCGAGACGCCCGACGGAGAGACGGAACTCGAGCTCGCGAAGACGCCGGACGAGATCGTCGACGACTACGGCGTCGAAGCTCCCGACGGGATCCGGCTGCTCAAGATGGGCGAGGTCGAGCACGCCGGCAGCGGCTGCATGTGTCGCGCTCACTCGACCGCCCGCGAGGTGCTCTCGGAGGTCGTCGAGGACCGCGAGGAGGTGACCGTGATGGACATGGTCGCCGGCGTCGAGCACCTCGGTCGCGGGACGGCGAAGGACGTAGACACGCTGCTGGTCGTCGTCGAACCGTACTACAAGTCCCTCGAGACGGGCCGGCGGACCCGCGACCTCGCCGACGATCTCGAGATTCCCGACGTCCGCGTCGTCGCGAACAAGGTCCGCGACGACCACGACCGCGAGGCCATCGAGGAGTTCTGCGAGGACAACGACCTCGAGATCGCCGCAACCGTGCCGTTCGACGACGCCATCCGCCGCGCCGACCAGGAGGGGACCGCGCCGATAGATCACGATCCCGACGCACCGGGTGTCGGCGCCGTCCGGGAGT
This DNA window, taken from Natronococcus sp. CG52, encodes the following:
- a CDS encoding Lrp/AsnC ligand binding domain-containing protein; protein product: MTDAYVNILVDAGAVTAAADEITDLDAVSTVHVVTGEYDIIAQLELDDPDDLPGIVADEIHSVSGVVDTITNVAFEP
- a CDS encoding ATP-binding protein, with amino-acid sequence MKIAVSGKGGSGKTTVSGTLARSFAADGRDVLAIDDDENPNLALTLGIPREREVPPIPGDLLKRIETPDGETELELAKTPDEIVDDYGVEAPDGIRLLKMGEVEHAGSGCMCRAHSTAREVLSEVVEDREEVTVMDMVAGVEHLGRGTAKDVDTLLVVVEPYYKSLETGRRTRDLADDLEIPDVRVVANKVRDDHDREAIEEFCEDNDLEIAATVPFDDAIRRADQEGTAPIDHDPDAPGVGAVRELADEVLATHS
- a CDS encoding NADH-quinone oxidoreductase subunit B family protein, which translates into the protein MDSTPDEPTRPTEHDAGLESDTDEGALWPEEPEGTAEGLEAGEGEVVEEEDVLHAYWLAGESCDGCSVSVLSATEPGLEHLLRGDIPNLPRIELHHPVLSVEWGDEYVAEFQAAANGERDPYVVIVEGSVPNERLIDGDGYWISLGEEDGEPIKMVDWLDRLAPGAAAVLAIGTCATWGGIPAAKGNATDAMGTMDYLGRDYRSVLGLPVVNVPGCAPIGDNFIETVAHLLFYVEDVGPLPELDELGRPKWLFGETVHRRCERGSYYEEGDFAEEYGSEKCLVKVPGCWGPVVKCNMPSRRNSDGIGGCMNMGGKCIGCTMPGFPDKFTPYFTQPPGAGISSTASKFLGGVMQRLRHRSIEKLDREVRWDEAPGIEERMYRWMQRRDAHYAEEEKPEPEWGG
- a CDS encoding hydrogenase maturation protease; translation: MSERILVACMGNLLRGDDGFGVAVAEALEDRDLPPSVTVVEVGISGVSMAQELLDEYDALVLVDAMERGDEPGTLYVERAEVPDLDEYSNREIGGFAADMHQTDPSKVLVLGEALGVLPEPTILVGCEPYETDDLEDRLSDPVREAVPRAVEHVELVVEELRSSGRLED